In bacterium, the sequence CCTCGCGGATCGTGTCGTCGTCCTCGACGATCAACACGCTCGCGGCCGGCGAAACCATCGGCCTCGGCGTGGCCGGCACAAGGGCGTCGGGTGGCCGTTCACGTTCCATTCGACGCAGGCTTTCCTTTCGCGGCCGGTGCCGGATAACCGTTGCGCGGCTGGCCGGCGGCGGCCAGGCGCGCCTCGCGCAACGTGCGGAGCGTTTCGAAGATTTCGCGCTGCCGGCGTTCCAACTCGGCGCGGAAATCCTCGCGCGATTCGACGCTCGCCGGCTCGGTGAGCGTGCGGAGCTGGTCGTACGCGGACTGGAGCAGTTCGACGAGGCGCGTGTTTTCCGCGACCAGGCGGCGTTTTTCCGACGCGTTCGCGACCGAAAGGCGCACCTCCTCGAGCTGATAGGGCTTGGTGATGTAATCGTACGCGCCGGACTTGATGGCGGCGAGCGCGGAATCGAGCGACGCGTAGCCGGTCACGATGATGACGTTGATGTCCGGATCCTGCTTGCGGGCGACGCGCAGAACTTCCAATCCGCCGACCCGGGCCATACGCAGGTCCGTGAGGATGACGCCGAAGGGTTTGCGCAAAAGCAGGGCGATGGCCTCGTCGCCGTCGGACGCCGTTTCGACCTCATAGCCTTCGTCGGACAGGGCGCGCGCGAGGAACATGCGGAAAATTTCCTCGTCGTCAACGACGAGAATTCGTTTGTGAAGTTTCTCGCTCATGGATGCCACCTGGCTTTTCTCGCCCCGGACGCGTCAGGCGTCACCTCCTCAATCGGCGTTTCGG encodes:
- a CDS encoding response regulator gives rise to the protein MSEKLHKRILVVDDEEIFRMFLARALSDEGYEVETASDGDEAIALLLRKPFGVILTDLRMARVGGLEVLRVARKQDPDINVIIVTGYASLDSALAAIKSGAYDYITKPYQLEEVRLSVANASEKRRLVAENTRLVELLQSAYDQLRTLTEPASVESREDFRAELERRQREIFETLRTLREARLAAAGQPRNGYPAPAAKGKPASNGT